In the Gymnogyps californianus isolate 813 chromosome 3, ASM1813914v2, whole genome shotgun sequence genome, one interval contains:
- the CLDN20 gene encoding claudin-20, whose amino-acid sequence MASASLQFFAFILALFGVFGDITATLLPNWKVNADVGSNIITAITQMQGLWMDCTWYSTGMFSCTLKYSVLSLPVYIQAARTTMVLSCILSAFGICITTVGMKCTKLGGDTDSKSHACFAGGVCFILAGIFGLVPTSWYTREIISNFLDQTIPESSKHEPGGAVYTGFISAGFLLIAGVIFCTSCFKKQQGAWIYPPKQHHFPSAEQESNTGYNLKDYV is encoded by the coding sequence ATGGCATCAGCAAGTCTGcagttctttgcttttattctggctttgtttggtgtttttggAGATATCACAGCCACCCTGCTACCAAACTGGAAGGTAAATGCGGATGTTGGTTCAAATATCATAACAGCTATAACACAAATGCAAGGACTTTGGATGGACTGCACATGGTACAGCACTGGGATGTTTAGCTGTACCCTGAAATACTCCGTTCTCTCCCTCCCCGTCTACATCCAGGCTGCACGGACCACCATGGTACTGTCTTGTATCTTATCAGCCTTTGGGATCTGCATCACTACAGTTGGAATGAAATGCAcaaagttgggaggggacactgaCAGCAAAAGTCACGCTTGTTTTGCTGGAGGAGTCTGCTTCATTCTTGCAGGAATCTTTGGATTAGTACCAACATCCTGGTACAcgagagaaattatttcaaattttctggACCAGACCATTCCGGAGAGCAGTAAACATGAACCAGGAGGAGCGGTTTATACAGGATTCATTTCAGCAGGGTTTCTGCTTATCGCAGGTGTGATTTTCTGCacttcctgttttaaaaagcagcaaggagCATGGATTTACCCTCCAAAGCAGCACCATTTCCCATCCGCAGAGCAGGAGAGCAACACAGGTTACAACCTGAAGGACTATGTGTAA